A single window of Bacteroides sp. DNA harbors:
- a CDS encoding exodeoxyribonuclease III — protein sequence MRIISYNVNGIRSAISKGFLEWLEGERPDVVCLQETKAQPDQIPMFHFEELGYRSYWHSAEKKGYSGVAILSREEPDHVEYGMGNPLYDREGRVIRADYGPLSVMSVYHPSGSSGDERQAFKMQWLEHFLEYILELRRERPFLVMAGDYNICHRPIDIHDPVRNAKSSGFLPEEREWVSRFLTAGHIDTFRYFDKAPHQYSWWSFRANARQKNLGWRIDYHMVTDNLEKQLKGAGIMPDVVHSDHCPVWLDLDSDI from the coding sequence ATGCGAATCATTTCTTATAACGTTAACGGCATCCGTTCAGCCATCAGCAAGGGTTTCCTTGAATGGCTCGAGGGAGAGCGACCGGATGTGGTATGCCTGCAGGAGACCAAGGCCCAGCCCGATCAAATTCCGATGTTTCACTTTGAAGAGCTGGGCTACCGCAGCTACTGGCACTCGGCCGAAAAGAAGGGCTACAGCGGGGTTGCGATTCTGAGTCGCGAGGAGCCCGATCACGTGGAATATGGAATGGGCAATCCCCTTTACGACAGGGAAGGACGCGTGATCCGCGCCGATTATGGCCCGCTCTCGGTGATGAGCGTGTATCATCCCAGCGGCAGTAGCGGCGATGAGCGCCAGGCCTTCAAGATGCAATGGCTGGAGCATTTCCTGGAATATATCCTGGAACTCAGGAGGGAGCGTCCATTTTTGGTGATGGCAGGCGATTACAACATCTGCCATCGGCCCATCGATATCCACGACCCGGTAAGAAATGCCAAATCTTCAGGCTTCCTGCCCGAGGAGCGCGAGTGGGTGAGCCGTTTCCTTACGGCAGGGCATATCGACACCTTCCGTTATTTTGACAAGGCTCCACACCAATACTCCTGGTGGAGTTTCAGGGCCAATGCCCGGCAGAAGAACCTGGGCTGGCGCATTGATTACCACATGGTGACTGACAACCTGGAGAAGCAGCTGAAGGGAGCCGGTATTATGCCCGATGTGGTGCATTCTGACCACTGCCCTGTATGGCTGGATCTGGATTCGGATATTTAA
- a CDS encoding NADP-dependent malic enzyme: MKQLNLTLDNLDEMFPEDFTQEQKAKAKTLFYKELALKAHKFYSGKMQTLPKAPVLGFNWFNAWYTPGVSKISTTIREDNDISYELSNRGNLVAVVSDSTRVLGDGDCTPPGGLGVMEGKAFLMKYLGGVDGVALCVDSKGKDGKNDPEKIIEFVKMVQHSFGAINLEDISQPNCYRVLDVLREECDIPVWHDDAQGTACVTLAGLINALKLVDKKIEDVKIVYHGAGASNATIARIIHAAGADPARAIMFDSHGSLHLNRKDIQADKRFYRKWELCQVTNPDFVEDIMDAMQDADVLISLSKPGPDVVKPEWIKAMAPKPIVFACANPVPEIYPYAAKEAGAYIVATGRGDFPNQVNNSLGFPGILKGALMVRARKITDNMAIAAAHAIARYSEQRGIDPDNITAKMDEPDVFPVEAADVAMQAIKDGVARKTMTWQEAFDQAKADIIHARKTTEFLVEHGLIAQPPRELVDQALQNAIESVKQ, encoded by the coding sequence ATGAAGCAGTTGAATCTGACCCTCGACAACCTGGATGAGATGTTCCCCGAGGACTTCACCCAGGAACAAAAAGCCAAGGCCAAGACCCTCTTTTACAAGGAACTGGCATTGAAGGCGCACAAGTTTTACAGCGGCAAGATGCAAACCTTGCCCAAAGCTCCGGTTTTGGGCTTTAACTGGTTTAACGCCTGGTATACGCCGGGGGTGTCGAAGATCTCGACGACCATCCGCGAGGACAACGATATCTCGTACGAACTATCGAACCGGGGCAACCTGGTAGCAGTTGTAAGTGATTCAACCCGGGTGCTGGGCGATGGCGACTGCACGCCTCCGGGTGGACTGGGTGTGATGGAAGGCAAAGCCTTCCTGATGAAATACCTGGGCGGGGTGGATGGCGTGGCCCTCTGTGTGGACAGCAAGGGCAAGGACGGAAAGAACGACCCCGAGAAGATCATCGAGTTTGTGAAAATGGTTCAGCATAGCTTTGGGGCGATCAACCTGGAAGACATTTCTCAGCCCAATTGTTACCGGGTGCTGGATGTACTTCGCGAGGAGTGCGACATCCCCGTTTGGCACGATGACGCGCAAGGTACAGCCTGCGTGACCCTGGCAGGCCTGATCAATGCGCTGAAGCTGGTTGACAAGAAAATTGAAGATGTAAAGATCGTGTATCACGGCGCGGGTGCCAGTAATGCCACCATCGCCCGCATCATTCATGCTGCAGGAGCTGACCCCGCACGTGCCATTATGTTTGACTCTCACGGCAGTCTTCACCTGAACCGCAAGGACATCCAGGCCGACAAGCGCTTTTACCGCAAATGGGAACTGTGCCAGGTGACCAATCCCGATTTTGTTGAAGATATCATGGATGCCATGCAGGATGCCGATGTGTTGATCAGCCTTTCAAAGCCGGGGCCCGATGTGGTCAAACCCGAATGGATCAAGGCCATGGCACCCAAGCCCATTGTGTTTGCCTGTGCAAACCCGGTTCCCGAGATCTATCCATATGCTGCCAAGGAAGCCGGGGCCTATATCGTGGCTACGGGGCGTGGTGACTTTCCCAACCAGGTGAATAACTCACTGGGGTTCCCGGGCATCCTGAAGGGCGCCTTGATGGTAAGAGCCCGCAAGATCACCGACAACATGGCCATTGCCGCCGCACATGCCATTGCCCGTTACTCCGAACAAAGGGGTATTGATCCGGACAACATCACAGCTAAGATGGACGAACCCGATGTATTCCCGGTGGAAGCCGCCGACGTGGCCATGCAGGCCATCAAGGATGGGGTAGCCCGCAAAACCATGACCTGGCAGGAAGCTTTCGACCAGGCAAAGGCCGACATTATTCATGCCCGTAAGACCACCGAATTCCTCGTTGAACATGGTTTGATTGCCCAGCCCCCAAGAGAACTGGTAGACCAAGCCCTGCAAAATGCCATTGAAAGCGTAAAACAATAG
- a CDS encoding T9SS type A sorting domain-containing protein, which produces MKKKHFEVFLIALSIMVAILGVPKESFSQSIKRQSISAMGSSTLTDGILVSQTAGQAFNTTGISDNKVAILPGFQQPNTLSIEALTELSLGALDLKVFPNPASYSFTLQSREELEESIIQVWDMEGRPILVERVQNLQTFRMDCESWVNGIYFITVSDQSQRSSTFKLVISK; this is translated from the coding sequence ATGAAAAAAAAACATTTCGAAGTTTTTTTGATTGCTTTATCGATCATGGTGGCTATCCTTGGGGTGCCTAAGGAAAGTTTTTCACAATCCATAAAGCGTCAAAGCATATCTGCCATGGGTTCAAGTACATTGACCGACGGTATCCTGGTTTCACAAACCGCAGGGCAAGCTTTCAACACCACTGGCATTTCGGATAATAAGGTTGCCATCCTGCCAGGCTTCCAGCAGCCCAATACTTTGTCAATAGAAGCGTTGACGGAACTTTCCCTTGGGGCTTTGGACCTGAAGGTATTCCCCAATCCGGCCAGCTACTCTTTTACCTTACAAAGCAGGGAAGAGCTGGAAGAATCCATTATTCAGGTGTGGGATATGGAGGGACGCCCCATCCTTGTGGAAAGGGTACAGAACCTTCAAACATTCCGGATGGATTGTGAATCATGGGTCAATGGCATTTATTTTATTACCGTTTCGGATCAATCCCAAAGGAGTAGCACATTTAAACTTGTAATCTCAAAATAA
- the ruvA gene encoding Holliday junction branch migration protein RuvA: MIAFIEGTLEEKNPAFVVVNCHGVGYMLHISLHTYSQLPEKGSVKLFAHQVIREDAHQLFGFSGVDERELFRLLISVSGIGPNTARMVLSSMNPTEVKTAIVSNNVSMLQSIKGIGAKSAQRIVVDLRDRLEKEGVFKDENLVFTNNTMHEEALSALVMLGFAKNAAQKALAAILKKKQGSPVTTEELVKEALKSF; the protein is encoded by the coding sequence ATGATCGCATTTATTGAAGGAACGCTGGAAGAAAAGAACCCGGCCTTTGTGGTAGTAAATTGTCATGGGGTTGGCTATATGCTGCACATCTCGCTGCACACTTACTCCCAGCTACCTGAAAAGGGTTCGGTGAAACTGTTCGCCCACCAGGTAATCCGTGAAGATGCCCACCAGCTTTTCGGTTTTTCGGGGGTGGATGAGCGCGAGCTTTTCAGGCTGCTTATCTCGGTGAGTGGCATCGGCCCCAACACGGCCCGCATGGTGCTCTCGTCGATGAACCCCACGGAAGTGAAAACCGCCATTGTAAGCAATAATGTTTCCATGCTGCAATCTATCAAGGGCATTGGCGCCAAATCGGCCCAGCGTATCGTGGTCGATCTGCGTGACCGGCTCGAAAAAGAAGGGGTTTTTAAAGACGAAAATTTGGTTTTTACAAACAATACTATGCACGAAGAAGCGTTATCTGCATTAGTAATGCTTGGCTTTGCTAAAAATGCAGCGCAAAAAGCCCTTGCTGCCATTCTGAAAAAGAAGCAGGGATCCCCGGTTACTACCGAGGAGCTCGTGAAGGAGGCATTAAAAAGTTTCTGA
- a CDS encoding OmpA family protein, which translates to MNRNLIIIMLLAAVMAGGCVSARKYQDMEARYLESSLEIDQLLADNKDARERIAGLNDEISELNRHHMLLVEDTTRLGTNIRNLTQNYEALNRTYALVQEQNEKLLAGRATETQQILGKLQETQEDLQRREDELREKEQNLNALMQEFAAKEARVNELESILSRQEAVVQELRRTVSSALLGFENNGLTVETRNGKVYVSLEESLLFASGSTTVDSKGESALKELAQVLELNPDISIMIEGHTDDVPLRPGASIRDNWDLSVLRATAIVRILLKHGRIEPERFIVAGRGEHLPIDPAKNAEARRKNRRTEIILTPKLDALFQIIEMN; encoded by the coding sequence ATGAACCGGAACCTGATAATCATTATGCTGTTGGCCGCCGTGATGGCAGGCGGTTGTGTATCGGCGCGCAAGTACCAGGATATGGAGGCGCGTTATCTTGAAAGCTCGCTTGAAATTGACCAGTTGCTGGCCGACAATAAGGATGCACGCGAACGCATTGCAGGACTCAACGATGAGATCAGCGAGCTGAACCGCCACCACATGCTACTGGTGGAAGATACCACACGTCTGGGGACCAACATCCGCAACCTGACCCAGAATTACGAGGCCTTGAACCGCACCTACGCCCTGGTGCAGGAGCAGAACGAGAAACTGCTGGCAGGCCGAGCCACCGAGACGCAGCAGATCCTTGGCAAGCTTCAGGAGACCCAGGAAGACCTTCAGCGTCGCGAAGATGAGTTGCGGGAAAAAGAGCAAAACCTTAATGCGCTGATGCAGGAATTTGCCGCCAAGGAAGCTCGCGTCAACGAACTGGAAAGCATCCTCAGCCGCCAGGAGGCGGTGGTGCAGGAATTGCGGCGAACGGTATCGAGCGCATTGCTTGGGTTCGAAAACAATGGCCTGACAGTGGAGACCAGGAACGGCAAGGTTTATGTTTCGCTGGAAGAAAGCCTCCTGTTCGCTTCAGGCAGTACGACCGTTGACAGTAAGGGCGAGTCGGCCCTGAAAGAGTTGGCGCAGGTGCTGGAACTAAACCCCGACATCAGCATCATGATCGAAGGCCATACCGATGATGTGCCTTTGCGTCCCGGGGCCTCCATCCGCGATAACTGGGACCTGAGCGTATTGCGTGCCACAGCCATTGTGCGGATCCTGCTCAAGCACGGCAGAATAGAACCCGAGCGTTTCATCGTGGCAGGGCGTGGCGAACATCTGCCCATTGACCCGGCAAAAAACGCTGAAGCCCGGCGCAAAAACCGCCGTACTGAGATTATCCTGACCCCAAAACTCGATGCCCTGTTCCAGATCATCGAAATGAACTAA
- a CDS encoding DUF1847 domain-containing protein has product MEEKTVNCSGCKTYPCYQGEDCVRGQDFSEYDGPVREALGLEENRKMLAVSTRIEGEHYMEWTRLEEIIGFAEQMGYKTIGLAHCVGLTNEAKLLRDILQSKFTVHTICCKFSGIDKKDYQLSQIRDERYEAICNPIGQAMILNDLKTDLNLIVGLCIGHDILFTKYSEAPVTTFLVKDRVTGHNPAVTLYSNYYKKKLNTP; this is encoded by the coding sequence ATGGAAGAAAAAACCGTAAACTGTTCTGGATGCAAGACCTATCCTTGTTACCAGGGCGAGGACTGCGTCCGGGGGCAGGATTTCAGCGAATATGACGGCCCTGTGCGGGAAGCCCTTGGTTTGGAGGAAAACAGAAAGATGCTGGCGGTGTCAACCCGGATCGAAGGCGAACACTATATGGAATGGACCCGCCTGGAGGAGATTATCGGCTTTGCCGAACAGATGGGCTATAAAACAATTGGCTTAGCCCATTGTGTGGGGCTGACCAACGAGGCAAAACTACTGAGGGACATCCTCCAGAGCAAATTTACTGTCCATACCATTTGCTGTAAATTCTCGGGCATCGACAAGAAGGATTACCAGCTTAGCCAGATCAGGGACGAGCGCTATGAAGCCATCTGCAACCCAATAGGCCAGGCTATGATCCTCAACGACCTCAAGACCGACCTGAACCTGATCGTGGGCTTATGCATTGGCCACGATATCCTGTTCACCAAATACTCGGAAGCGCCCGTAACCACCTTTCTGGTGAAGGACAGGGTTACAGGACACAACCCTGCGGTGACACTCTATTCGAACTATTACAAGAAAAAACTTAACACACCCTGA
- a CDS encoding GNAT family N-acetyltransferase, which yields MEKISIIGVDANNLSQYPDVVCFINPKHPSFPHKTEWLKQRFSEGLQIKLLFVEGQKKAAGLIEYVPGQFAWRAVSAEGYLFIHCIFLYPNNNKGKGYGSLLVESCLEDARESNALGLAVITSKGSFMAESRLFLKNGFELLEEDGAGNQLLVRPLKEGPLPHLNDWKARQADFQGLHILYSRQCPWVARLIDEIREEGLEDKLKMQIKELTVPSEAQQAPSSYAVFNLLHNGRLLADRYVSVTRLKNILEKEKLL from the coding sequence ATGGAAAAGATCAGTATCATCGGTGTAGATGCAAACAACCTCAGCCAGTATCCTGACGTGGTTTGCTTTATCAACCCAAAGCATCCAAGTTTTCCCCATAAGACAGAATGGCTGAAGCAGCGTTTTTCGGAAGGTTTGCAAATTAAGCTGTTGTTTGTGGAAGGCCAGAAAAAGGCTGCCGGTCTGATTGAATATGTCCCTGGACAGTTTGCCTGGCGTGCCGTTTCGGCCGAAGGATACCTGTTTATTCATTGTATTTTTTTGTATCCAAACAACAACAAGGGAAAGGGATATGGTTCGTTGCTGGTCGAATCCTGCCTCGAGGATGCCCGGGAAAGCAATGCCCTCGGGCTTGCCGTGATAACCAGCAAGGGTTCGTTTATGGCCGAAAGCAGGTTGTTTCTGAAGAACGGCTTTGAACTGCTGGAGGAAGATGGTGCAGGCAACCAACTATTGGTCAGGCCCCTGAAGGAAGGGCCCCTTCCGCATCTCAACGACTGGAAAGCCAGGCAGGCCGATTTCCAGGGCTTGCATATCCTTTATTCCAGGCAATGCCCCTGGGTAGCCCGGCTGATTGATGAAATCAGGGAGGAGGGTCTTGAGGACAAATTGAAGATGCAGATCAAAGAGTTGACTGTGCCGTCTGAAGCCCAACAGGCCCCTTCATCTTACGCGGTATTCAATCTCTTGCATAATGGCAGGCTGCTGGCCGACCGTTATGTTTCGGTGACGCGGCTGAAGAATATCCTGGAAAAGGAAAAACTCCTCTGA